From a single Micromonospora sp. WMMD1102 genomic region:
- a CDS encoding ABC transporter ATP-binding protein, with the protein MSTPTTDRARGPAIQVRGLEKSYKELRVLRGVDLDVAPGSIFALLGSNGAGKTTLVRILATLLRADAGTARVEGFDVASQAAEVRGAISLTGQFAAVDEILTGRENLVLVARLRHLKDPGAIADDLLRRFSLTEAGGRRVATYSGGMRRRLDIAMSLIGSPPVIFLDEPTTGLDPEARIEVWQAVRQLAEGGTTVLLTTQYLEEAEQLADRIAILHQGRIIVDGTLAQLRDLLPPAKAEYVERQPSLEEIFFAVVGNTGTGRNEK; encoded by the coding sequence ATGAGCACCCCGACAACCGACCGGGCCCGTGGGCCCGCGATCCAGGTACGCGGCCTGGAGAAGTCATACAAGGAGCTGCGCGTACTGCGCGGCGTGGACCTCGACGTGGCGCCGGGCAGCATCTTCGCCCTGCTCGGCTCGAACGGGGCCGGCAAGACCACGCTGGTGAGGATCCTGGCCACGCTGCTGCGCGCCGACGCGGGAACGGCCCGGGTCGAGGGCTTCGACGTGGCGAGCCAGGCCGCCGAGGTGCGCGGGGCGATAAGTCTCACCGGGCAGTTCGCGGCGGTCGACGAGATCCTCACCGGGCGGGAGAACCTCGTCCTGGTCGCCAGGCTGCGGCACCTGAAGGACCCGGGTGCGATCGCGGACGACCTGCTGCGGCGCTTCTCGCTGACCGAGGCGGGGGGCCGGCGGGTGGCGACCTACTCCGGTGGCATGCGTCGTCGGCTGGACATCGCGATGAGCCTGATCGGGAGCCCGCCGGTGATCTTCCTAGACGAGCCGACCACCGGGCTGGACCCGGAGGCGCGGATCGAGGTGTGGCAGGCCGTCCGGCAGCTCGCCGAGGGCGGCACGACCGTGCTGCTCACCACGCAATACCTGGAGGAGGCCGAGCAGCTCGCCGACCGGATCGCGATCCTGCACCAGGGCCGGATCATCGTCGACGGCACCCTGGCCCAGCTCAGGGACCTGCTGCCGCCGGCCAAGGCCGAGTACGTCGAGCGGCAGCCGTCCCTGGAAGAGATCTTCTTCGCGGTCGTCGGGAACACCGGCACCGGCCGGAACGAGAAGTAG
- a CDS encoding ABC transporter permease produces the protein MTTHFLADTAVLTGRTMRHVTRSMDTIVTTAITPIAIMLMFVYVFGGAIDTGPVSYVDYMLPGILLITIASGISYTAFRLFSDIKGGIFERFQSMPIARSGVLWAHVLTSLLANVISLVLVVGVALLMGFRSGAGVLAWLAVAGILILFTLALTWLAVIPGLTAQSVEGASAFSYPLIFLPFVSSAFVPTETMPGPVRAFAEHQPVTSIVNTIRALFTEQPVGNDIWTALAWCVGILVVAYVFADITYRRRIS, from the coding sequence ATGACGACACATTTCCTCGCCGACACCGCCGTGCTCACCGGACGGACGATGCGGCACGTCACACGCAGCATGGACACCATCGTCACGACCGCGATCACGCCGATCGCCATCATGCTGATGTTCGTCTACGTCTTCGGCGGCGCGATCGACACCGGGCCGGTCTCGTACGTGGACTACATGCTCCCGGGCATCCTGCTGATCACCATCGCGTCCGGCATCTCCTACACCGCGTTCCGCCTCTTCTCGGACATCAAGGGTGGGATCTTCGAGCGGTTCCAGTCGATGCCGATCGCGCGCTCGGGCGTGCTCTGGGCGCACGTCCTGACCTCGCTGCTGGCCAACGTGATCTCCCTGGTGCTCGTGGTCGGTGTCGCCCTGTTGATGGGCTTCCGCTCGGGCGCCGGCGTGCTGGCCTGGCTCGCGGTCGCCGGCATCCTGATCCTGTTCACCCTGGCGTTGACCTGGCTCGCCGTGATCCCCGGTCTCACCGCACAGTCCGTGGAGGGCGCGAGCGCGTTCTCGTACCCGCTGATCTTCCTGCCGTTCGTCAGCTCGGCCTTCGTGCCCACCGAGACCATGCCCGGCCCGGTACGCGCCTTCGCCGAACACCAGCCGGTGACCTCCATCGTCAACACGATCCGGGCCCTGTTCACCGAGCAGCCGGTCGGCAACGACATCTGGACCGCCCTCGCCTGGTGTGTCGGCATCCTCGTCGTCGCCTACGTGTTCGCGGATATCACCTACCGGCGCAGGATCTCCTGA
- a CDS encoding MerR family transcriptional regulator, translated as MLTIGQLAAYAGVTVRAVRHYHQIGLLPEPARDDSGYRRYGATAVVALIKIRTLANAGVPLARIGQLLEADEPSFAEAVERIDSQLRDEIERLEASRKQIAQLTAGDSLMLPPEVTGYLDRLREMGVSERVVRGERDGWILLGARWPDRLRDFMPGKFALLDDPRQVQLYRLISELVESDPSDVAAESRLAELADLMAGLFEQAYAAGEADVGEAMGDTLPFDLMHGLAVETDPRARRLLELMRERGWTGWTRMERLADPPG; from the coding sequence ATGCTCACGATCGGTCAGCTGGCCGCGTACGCCGGTGTCACGGTGCGGGCGGTGCGGCACTACCACCAGATCGGCCTGCTGCCCGAGCCGGCCCGGGACGATTCGGGTTACCGGCGGTACGGCGCGACGGCGGTGGTGGCTCTCATCAAGATCCGCACCCTCGCCAACGCCGGCGTACCGCTGGCCCGGATCGGTCAGCTGCTCGAAGCCGACGAGCCGAGCTTCGCCGAGGCGGTCGAGCGGATCGACAGCCAGCTGCGTGACGAGATCGAGCGGCTGGAGGCGAGCCGGAAACAGATCGCGCAGCTCACCGCCGGGGACAGTCTGATGCTCCCGCCGGAGGTGACCGGCTATCTCGATCGGCTGCGCGAGATGGGGGTGTCGGAGCGGGTCGTGCGGGGTGAACGGGACGGGTGGATCCTGCTCGGGGCCCGCTGGCCCGATCGCCTCCGCGATTTCATGCCGGGGAAGTTCGCGCTGCTCGACGACCCGCGACAGGTCCAGCTCTACCGGCTCATCTCGGAGCTCGTCGAGAGCGATCCGTCCGACGTGGCCGCCGAGTCGCGGCTGGCGGAACTCGCCGACCTCATGGCCGGCCTGTTCGAGCAGGCGTACGCGGCCGGCGAGGCAGATGTCGGCGAGGCGATGGGCGACACTCTGCCGTTCGACCTCATGCACGGACTCGCCGTCGAGACCGACCCTCGGGCACGCCGGCTGCTGGAGCTGATGCGTGAGCGCGGCTGGACCGGCTGGACCCGGATGGAGCGGCTGGCTGACCCGCCCGGCTGA
- a CDS encoding methyltransferase — MTAARYLCLLVPVALTLGAARVDRARNSRFAALLAFVAAAVGIAGLTELARRTGWYAFAPVDGALRDMPVDLWLGWALLWGPLPVLLRRTLPLPVALGLLCWLDAVAMPQLRPLVQLGPSWLVGEVVGLLLVALPAQLLGRWSADRRRLAARVLLQLVVFTALVLWLLPTVVFEVGDGSWGRVGRLPASWLFVLAQLGLLVAVPALAAVREFAVRGGGTPYPWDPPRRLVTTGPYAYVGKPMQLSTVGLLLLLALAAGSGWLAAAALATVAFGISVAGPRERRDLANRYGPDWLRYRSQVREWLPRWRPYPSDGPAALLWLEDDCGPCAAVGGFLNRRGPRGLLLRPAAEHPAGLRRARYAGGDGHQERGVAAVARALEHVTLGWACLGWSLRLPGVAWLAQLVTDAMIAPPHLARPRGEGCPTPSSDFSTVPSPPSAHTASPGSPPGPSPAPPG, encoded by the coding sequence ATGACGGCGGCCCGCTACCTGTGCCTGCTGGTTCCCGTGGCGCTGACGCTGGGCGCCGCCCGGGTGGATCGGGCCCGTAATTCCAGGTTCGCCGCACTGCTCGCCTTCGTCGCTGCGGCGGTCGGGATCGCCGGCCTGACCGAACTGGCCCGCCGCACCGGCTGGTACGCGTTCGCCCCGGTCGACGGCGCGCTCCGGGACATGCCGGTCGACCTGTGGCTCGGCTGGGCCCTGCTGTGGGGGCCGCTGCCGGTGCTGCTGCGCCGGACACTGCCGCTGCCGGTGGCGCTCGGCCTGCTCTGCTGGCTCGACGCGGTGGCGATGCCGCAGCTGCGCCCGCTGGTCCAGCTCGGGCCGTCCTGGCTGGTCGGTGAGGTCGTCGGACTGCTCCTGGTGGCGCTGCCCGCCCAGTTGCTCGGCAGGTGGAGCGCCGACCGGCGCCGGCTGGCCGCCCGGGTACTGCTGCAACTGGTCGTCTTCACCGCGCTGGTGCTGTGGCTGCTGCCCACTGTGGTCTTCGAGGTCGGCGACGGCTCGTGGGGGCGGGTCGGCCGCCTGCCGGCGTCCTGGCTGTTCGTGCTGGCCCAGCTCGGCCTGCTGGTGGCCGTACCGGCACTCGCGGCGGTGCGGGAGTTCGCGGTCCGGGGCGGCGGGACGCCGTACCCGTGGGATCCGCCGCGCCGGCTGGTCACCACCGGCCCGTACGCCTACGTCGGCAAACCGATGCAGCTGAGCACCGTCGGACTGCTCCTGCTGCTGGCGTTGGCCGCCGGCAGCGGCTGGCTCGCCGCCGCCGCGCTGGCCACCGTGGCGTTCGGGATCAGCGTGGCCGGCCCGCGCGAGCGGCGGGACCTGGCGAACCGGTACGGGCCGGACTGGCTCCGGTACCGGTCCCAGGTCCGCGAGTGGTTGCCGCGCTGGCGACCGTACCCGTCGGACGGGCCGGCGGCGCTGCTCTGGCTGGAAGACGACTGCGGACCGTGCGCCGCCGTGGGCGGTTTCCTCAACCGGCGCGGACCGCGCGGGCTCCTCCTCCGCCCGGCCGCGGAGCACCCGGCCGGACTGCGCCGGGCCCGGTACGCGGGCGGCGACGGCCACCAGGAACGGGGGGTCGCCGCCGTCGCCCGCGCACTGGAGCACGTCACCCTGGGCTGGGCCTGTCTGGGCTGGTCGCTGCGGTTGCCGGGAGTGGCCTGGCTGGCCCAACTGGTGACCGATGCGATGATCGCACCACCGCACCTGGCCCGGCCGCGAGGAGAGGGATGTCCGACACCAAGCAGCGACTTCTCGACGGTGCCCTCGCCGCCGTCAGCGCACACGGCATCGCCGGGGTCTCCGCCCGGACCATCGCCAGCGCCGCCGGGGTGA
- a CDS encoding TetR/AcrR family transcriptional regulator produces the protein MSDTKQRLLDGALAAVSAHGIAGVSARTIASAAGVNQALVFYHFGSVDELLAAACTVNTAARVRAYSARFAEVRTLRELLDVGRTLHEREKELGHVSVLAQLLAGAQTDRRLAESVAAALRLWVAEIETVLRRLLTGSPFAEVADVGGLARAVSGAFVGLELYEGVDEAGADQAFAALEQLALLVDVVDELGPVPRRALKATVERAARRTRES, from the coding sequence ATGTCCGACACCAAGCAGCGACTTCTCGACGGTGCCCTCGCCGCCGTCAGCGCACACGGCATCGCCGGGGTCTCCGCCCGGACCATCGCCAGCGCCGCCGGGGTGAACCAGGCGCTGGTCTTCTACCACTTCGGCAGCGTGGACGAACTGCTGGCGGCGGCCTGCACGGTCAACACCGCCGCCCGGGTCCGGGCCTACTCCGCCCGCTTCGCCGAGGTACGCACCCTGCGCGAACTCCTCGACGTCGGCCGTACGCTGCACGAGCGGGAGAAGGAACTCGGGCACGTCTCGGTGCTCGCGCAACTGCTGGCCGGCGCCCAGACCGACCGGCGGCTCGCCGAGTCGGTCGCCGCCGCCCTGCGGCTCTGGGTCGCCGAGATCGAGACCGTGCTCCGCCGGCTGCTCACCGGGTCGCCGTTCGCCGAGGTCGCCGACGTCGGCGGGCTGGCCCGGGCGGTCTCCGGGGCGTTCGTCGGGCTCGAACTCTACGAGGGCGTGGACGAGGCGGGTGCGGACCAGGCGTTCGCCGCGCTCGAACAGCTCGCCCTGCTGGTCGACGTGGTGGACGAGCTGGGTCCGGTACCCCGGCGGGCGCTGAAGGCCACGGTCGAGCGCGCGGCCCGGCGTACCCGGGAGTCCTGA
- a CDS encoding serine hydrolase domain-containing protein, translating into MTTTERLPSRKSRPIRMAAILVTAAAALTATGVGTAAAVLADERPEVTSPARPGNPGRNAVMEDVARSMMAAGPPGFASRIGKDHRVSRTAAGLADIATERPMAPRDQFEAGSNTKTFTAVLALQLVDRGQLKLDAPVARYLPGIVPNGRNITVRMLLNHTSGLYSYTADEEFMAGVVSDPQRVWTDRELLAVAFEHEPNFPPGKDWSYSNTNYTLLGMILEKLTGKSLPVLVQQRIAEPLGLRHTYYANPRAVHTGPGYAHGYGVRLAGPEPVYVDTASWPIGGWGGAAGAVISNTDDLSRFFSAVLQGKLFSKAQLEQMKTTVELPEGFGMKGGYGLGLIRLDSACGTVWGHGGDTLGHHSIALATADGRRTVVSVANAEPIDAEPNARWDHYYKVAMAATDASVCETLDKPVPDSVLADLHSAAPALATTK; encoded by the coding sequence ATGACGACGACAGAGCGATTGCCGAGCAGGAAGTCACGCCCGATCCGGATGGCCGCGATCCTGGTGACGGCCGCCGCCGCGCTGACCGCCACCGGTGTCGGCACCGCCGCTGCCGTGCTGGCCGACGAGCGCCCCGAGGTGACCAGCCCGGCCAGGCCCGGCAATCCCGGCCGGAACGCCGTGATGGAGGACGTCGCCCGCAGCATGATGGCGGCCGGTCCGCCCGGGTTCGCCTCCCGGATCGGCAAGGACCACCGGGTGAGCCGTACCGCCGCCGGGCTCGCGGACATCGCCACCGAGCGGCCGATGGCCCCGCGCGACCAGTTCGAGGCGGGCAGCAACACGAAGACCTTCACGGCCGTCCTCGCCCTGCAACTGGTGGACCGGGGACAGCTCAAGCTGGACGCGCCGGTCGCCCGGTATCTGCCGGGCATCGTCCCGAACGGCCGGAACATCACTGTCCGGATGCTGCTCAACCACACCAGCGGGCTGTACAGCTACACCGCCGACGAGGAGTTCATGGCCGGCGTGGTGAGCGACCCGCAGCGGGTGTGGACCGACCGGGAACTGCTCGCCGTGGCGTTCGAGCACGAGCCGAACTTCCCGCCGGGCAAGGACTGGTCCTACTCCAACACCAACTACACCCTGCTCGGGATGATCCTCGAGAAGCTGACCGGCAAGAGCCTGCCGGTACTGGTGCAGCAGCGCATCGCCGAACCCCTCGGCCTCAGGCACACCTACTACGCCAACCCCCGCGCCGTGCACACCGGACCGGGCTATGCGCACGGCTACGGGGTGCGGCTCGCCGGCCCGGAGCCGGTCTACGTCGACACGGCCAGCTGGCCGATCGGTGGCTGGGGCGGTGCCGCCGGGGCCGTCATCTCGAACACCGACGACCTGTCCCGGTTCTTCTCCGCCGTACTCCAGGGCAAGCTCTTCTCGAAGGCGCAGCTCGAGCAGATGAAGACCACCGTCGAGCTGCCGGAGGGCTTCGGCATGAAGGGTGGCTACGGGCTCGGCCTGATCAGGCTCGACTCGGCCTGCGGCACGGTGTGGGGCCACGGCGGTGACACCCTCGGGCACCACAGCATCGCGCTGGCCACCGCCGACGGCCGGCGTACGGTGGTCAGCGTCGCCAACGCCGAGCCCATCGACGCCGAGCCGAACGCCCGGTGGGACCACTACTACAAGGTGGCGATGGCCGCGACCGACGCGTCCGTCTGCGAGACGCTCGACAAGCCGGTGCCGGATTCGGTGCTGGCGGACCTGCACAGCGCGGCACCCGCCCTGGCCACCACGAAGTAG
- the lepB gene encoding signal peptidase I: MRRLMVLLLVVAVAGCGDGEATGTGATEQFTQGGVSMEPTVESGQVVTVRTVGGTYEPRRGDVVLLRSPGGLWGDREAPLLKRVVAVGGETIACCDTSGRVTVDGKALAEPYVAEDASLDEPPNPHSCGSRRFAAVTVPADSVFVMGDSRARSNDSRCAGPVPVSSVFAVMAD, translated from the coding sequence ATGCGCAGACTGATGGTGCTCCTTCTCGTGGTGGCTGTCGCTGGCTGCGGTGACGGTGAGGCGACCGGGACGGGGGCCACCGAACAGTTCACCCAGGGCGGCGTCAGCATGGAGCCGACGGTCGAGTCCGGCCAGGTTGTCACCGTACGGACAGTCGGCGGCACCTACGAGCCGCGGCGCGGCGATGTCGTCCTGCTCCGCTCCCCGGGCGGTCTCTGGGGTGACCGTGAGGCGCCGCTGCTCAAACGCGTCGTCGCGGTCGGCGGCGAAACCATCGCCTGCTGCGACACCTCGGGCAGGGTGACCGTCGACGGTAAAGCGCTGGCCGAGCCGTACGTGGCCGAGGACGCGTCGCTCGACGAGCCGCCGAACCCGCACTCTTGCGGGTCGCGCCGGTTCGCGGCGGTCACCGTGCCGGCCGACTCCGTCTTCGTCATGGGCGACAGCCGCGCCCGGTCGAACGACTCCCGGTGTGCCGGGCCGGTGCCGGTGTCGTCGGTCTTCGCCGTGATGGCCGACTGA
- a CDS encoding LLM class flavin-dependent oxidoreductase has product MKLGVNVPNFGPGTDPDMLRRWAQTIEGFGFDLLMVSDHIAVTPDVAEQYPAPFYEPFTTLSWLAGVTHRVRLGTTVLIVPYRHPLLTARMAANLNRLSGGRLVLGVGVGWARQEFEALGVPFRRRGALTDEYLRAIRDAWRDTDDYDTAAIPIWVGGNSDAGIRRAVLLGDAWHPLRFTPGWLVEAVGRLKSTADELGRPVPALMPRIAVPETREAVTDPERLAGVGTLDQIIADIEQIRLLGADTVLLDPFNGDLAEIRRPERAWQTLAALAAYQKSQEDR; this is encoded by the coding sequence GTGAAACTCGGCGTGAACGTACCGAACTTCGGCCCAGGGACCGACCCGGACATGCTGCGGCGGTGGGCGCAGACGATCGAGGGTTTCGGCTTCGACCTGCTGATGGTCTCCGACCACATCGCGGTGACCCCGGACGTTGCCGAGCAGTATCCGGCGCCGTTCTACGAGCCGTTCACCACGCTGTCCTGGCTGGCCGGGGTGACCCACCGGGTCCGGCTGGGCACCACGGTGCTCATCGTCCCGTACCGGCATCCGCTGCTCACCGCCCGGATGGCGGCGAACCTCAACCGGCTCAGCGGTGGCCGGCTCGTCCTCGGCGTCGGTGTCGGCTGGGCCCGGCAGGAGTTCGAGGCGCTCGGCGTGCCGTTCCGGCGGCGCGGTGCGCTGACCGACGAGTACCTCCGGGCGATCCGCGACGCCTGGCGGGACACCGACGACTACGACACGGCGGCGATCCCGATCTGGGTCGGCGGCAACAGCGACGCCGGCATCCGTCGGGCCGTACTGCTCGGTGACGCCTGGCATCCGCTGCGGTTCACGCCCGGGTGGCTGGTCGAGGCGGTCGGGCGGCTGAAGTCCACCGCCGACGAACTGGGCCGCCCGGTGCCCGCGCTGATGCCACGCATCGCGGTGCCGGAGACCCGGGAAGCGGTCACCGACCCGGAACGGCTCGCCGGGGTCGGCACCCTCGACCAGATCATCGCCGATATCGAGCAGATCCGCCTGCTCGGCGCCGATACGGTGTTGCTCGACCCGTTCAACGGCGACCTGGCCGAGATCCGCCGGCCCGAACGCGCCTGGCAGACCCTCGCGGCCCTGGCCGCGTACCAGAAATCCCAGGAGGACCGATGA
- a CDS encoding nucleoside deaminase, translating into MTSDDEKFLRRAVELASRAGAAGERPFGSLLVGADGAVLIEDHNTVVSDSDITAHPELKLARWAARELSPEVAAATTMFTSCEPCPMCATAIARSGLGRVVYALSAEQFEQVKPATPPLAPVRYEGPALFEEARQPIDSYY; encoded by the coding sequence ATGACTTCGGACGACGAGAAGTTCCTCCGCCGTGCGGTGGAACTCGCGAGCCGGGCCGGGGCGGCCGGCGAACGGCCGTTCGGCTCGCTGCTGGTCGGTGCGGACGGTGCGGTCCTGATCGAGGACCACAACACGGTGGTCTCCGACTCGGATATCACCGCCCATCCGGAGCTGAAGCTGGCCCGCTGGGCCGCTCGGGAACTCAGCCCCGAGGTGGCAGCGGCCACCACGATGTTCACCAGCTGCGAGCCCTGCCCGATGTGTGCGACCGCGATCGCCCGGTCCGGCCTCGGCCGGGTGGTGTACGCCCTGTCAGCCGAACAGTTCGAGCAGGTCAAGCCGGCCACCCCGCCGCTTGCGCCGGTGCGGTACGAGGGGCCGGCGCTGTTCGAAGAGGCACGTCAGCCGATCGACAGCTACTACTAG
- a CDS encoding GIY-YIG nuclease family protein, with protein MNTPEMRPHYPRTDDLRTDEARVTEALRLLSGAPLELDVAVRRLGRGSGVYAWWAAPSTLPDLPGPPNGTVPSLRLLYLGRATSLRGRILRNHLRRSGSSTLRRTLAGLLVAEGYRTTWTDRVVLVPEDETRLTAWMHTHLRLTWAEDAEPETVEAELVRRLHPPLNVHGVDPEHVQPTVVAAKNAYDTSSSPAEREREAPPARPR; from the coding sequence ATGAACACTCCCGAAATGCGACCCCACTATCCCCGCACCGACGACCTCCGCACCGACGAGGCCCGGGTCACGGAGGCCCTACGCCTGCTGTCCGGCGCGCCACTCGAACTCGACGTCGCCGTCAGGCGACTCGGCCGCGGCAGCGGCGTCTACGCCTGGTGGGCCGCTCCTTCGACCCTTCCCGACCTCCCCGGGCCGCCGAACGGGACCGTCCCCTCGCTCCGGCTGCTCTACCTCGGTCGGGCGACCAGCCTGCGGGGCCGGATCCTGCGCAACCACCTCCGGCGTTCGGGAAGCTCGACGCTGCGCCGGACCCTGGCCGGGCTCCTCGTGGCCGAGGGTTACCGGACGACCTGGACCGACCGCGTCGTCCTGGTCCCCGAGGACGAGACACGACTGACCGCATGGATGCACACGCACCTGCGCCTCACCTGGGCCGAGGACGCGGAGCCGGAGACCGTCGAGGCCGAACTCGTCCGGCGCCTGCATCCACCGCTCAACGTGCACGGCGTCGACCCCGAACACGTCCAGCCGACCGTGGTCGCCGCGAAGAACGCCTACGACACCAGCAGCAGCCCGGCCGAGCGGGAGCGGGAAGCCCCGCCCGCCAGACCGCGGTAG
- a CDS encoding metalloregulator ArsR/SmtB family transcription factor, translated as MDEVVNAIADPVRREILLMLRDEPLSAGQVADRFVISRPAVSRHLRVLREAGLVRDTVDGRRRVYTLVTAPLDELTGWLGRLMRPSGWQHRLDALETEVYRTRRERQTAADRHPATERRPTQTTQATTERHPAQKETA; from the coding sequence GTGGACGAGGTGGTGAACGCGATCGCCGATCCGGTGCGGCGGGAGATCCTGCTGATGCTGCGCGACGAGCCGCTCTCGGCCGGGCAGGTCGCCGACCGGTTCGTGATCAGCAGGCCGGCGGTCAGCCGTCACCTGCGGGTGCTGCGCGAGGCCGGGCTGGTGCGCGACACGGTTGACGGACGTCGGCGGGTCTACACGCTGGTCACCGCGCCGCTGGACGAGCTGACCGGGTGGCTGGGTCGGCTGATGCGCCCGTCCGGCTGGCAGCACCGCCTCGACGCACTGGAGACCGAGGTCTACCGCACCCGCCGCGAGCGGCAGACGGCCGCCGACCGGCACCCGGCCACCGAGCGGCGCCCAACCCAGACAACCCAGGCAACCACCGAGCGGCACCCAGCCCAGAAGGAGACCGCATGA
- a CDS encoding SRPBCC family protein, with protein sequence MSPTPTGRLFGNDLVLTRTFRAPVADVWASLTDPARTARWFGPWQGDAGPGRTVKVQMVHEEGEPWMELTIDACEPPRRLAVSAVDEHGTWNLDMTLAEDAGVTELRFTQHLTDTGSVGDVGPGWEYYLDALVASHEGRPAPNFDDYYPAMKDYFEAQR encoded by the coding sequence ATGAGCCCGACACCGACCGGCCGACTGTTCGGAAACGACCTCGTCCTGACCCGCACCTTCCGGGCTCCCGTCGCCGACGTCTGGGCCAGTCTCACCGACCCGGCGCGTACGGCACGCTGGTTCGGCCCCTGGCAGGGCGACGCGGGGCCGGGACGCACCGTCAAGGTCCAGATGGTGCACGAGGAGGGCGAGCCCTGGATGGAGCTGACCATCGACGCGTGCGAGCCGCCGCGCCGGCTGGCGGTTTCCGCCGTGGACGAGCACGGCACCTGGAACCTGGACATGACGCTGGCCGAGGACGCGGGAGTGACCGAGTTGCGGTTCACGCAGCACCTGACCGACACCGGGAGCGTCGGCGACGTCGGACCGGGTTGGGAGTACTACCTGGACGCGCTGGTGGCGTCGCACGAGGGTCGACCGGCGCCGAACTTCGACGACTACTACCCGGCGATGAAAGATTACTTCGAGGCGCAGCGATAG